Proteins from a single region of Coregonus clupeaformis isolate EN_2021a chromosome 19, ASM2061545v1, whole genome shotgun sequence:
- the LOC121531784 gene encoding anoctamin-10 isoform X1 yields the protein MTSLGDKGSVQTQTKVLSQGCWTQVSCPCCVSEQVEPLVYIKLSNNIEPVTKRWLISLIEASKRHGGAALLAHPGEDECGDVIVVSAPRCTLLKATEDLGLCKKYRNEEMVAFAYHDRDNFSNVDDMQEFLTLAERQYIVKIELDSLQAQKKQRIPGVPEAPGVLKAWENICQKLERLGVIKDIFPLHDQQRLNDLGRSWYSKKQIWRQPLDAIHSYFGGTVAFYFSFLDFYTWALVPPAFLGLVLTFLLPGGGGVVKEQAGEGVMEEDNDGPSVSGHMVQAVFSMLWSTLFIELWKRRSSSLSHRWGTLNLAERFSEPRPGFHGTLGFNPVTGRLEPLFPEWQRQLRVGLVSLPLVGLFLGLVVLGMTGFYHGEALVQGFHQDSGSLFSGALLYLPSMAHIVYTNMLGNVYHTVAMQLTEWENHREESSFQNQHTTKVLLFTFFNNFAVLFHIAFYKQDLPLLRKRLASLLIWNQLVNQFTEVVVPFIVDRFLSAPHKKEQEDNLEVDKLRAQRSLPPFPGLFAEYIELLLQFGYLSLFSCVYPLTAVLLLLNNITEIRGDGYKICKLFRKPFSAPVSNIGVWQTAFEVLGFVSVMSNCWLLLLSPRVQEFCLEGGISGKNIILFAILVEHVLILVKMILAFMIPDEPDWVRIKREQIEFNSMQALGQQKL from the exons ATGACATCACTGGGTGATAAAGGCTCTGTCCAGACACAGACCAAGGTCCTGTCCCAGGGCTGCTGGACGCAGGTCAGCTGTCCCTGCTGTGTGTCTGAGCAGGTGGAGCCCCTGGTCTACATCAAGCTGTCAAACAACATCGAGCCTGTCACCAAGAGGTGGCTCATCTCCCTGATTGAAGCCTCAAAGAGACACGGAG GAGCAGCTTTGCTGGCCCACCCTGGAGAGGATGAGTGTGGGGATGTGATTGTGGTGTCTGCTCCTCGCTGCACCCTCCTCAAAGCCACAGAGGACCTGGGTCTGTGTAAGAAATACCGCAATGAAGAAATGGTTGCGTTCGCCTACCACGACAGAGACAACTTCAGCAATGTTG ATGACATGCAGGAGTTCCTGACATTAGCGGAGCGTCAGTACATAGTCAAGATTGAGCTGGACTCTCTACAGGCCCAGAAGAAGCAGAGAATCCCTGGAGTCCCAGAGGCTCCAGGGGTCCTGAAGGCCTGGGAGAACATCT GTCAGAAGCTGGAGAGGTTAGGAGTGATAAAGGACATCTTCCCTCTGCATGACCAGCAGAGACTGAATGACCTCGGCAGAAGTTGGTACTCTAAAAAGCAGATATGGAGACAGCCTCTcg ATGCAATACATTCATATTTTGGAGGCACTGTGGCGTTTTACTTCAGTTTTCTAGACTTCTACACCTGGGCCCTGGTGCCCCCTGCCTTCCTGGGCCTGGTCCTGACCTTTCTGCTGCCTGGAGGGGGTGGGGTGGTAAAGGAGCAGGCCGGGGAGGGGGTGATGGAGGAAGACAACGATGGCCCCTCGGTCAGCGGTCACATGGTACAGGCTGTATTCAGCATGCTATGGTCCACGCTGTTCATTGAGTTGTGGAAGCGCCGGAGCTCCTCCCTCTCCCACCGCTGGGGCACACTGAACCTGGCAGAGCGCTTCTCAGAGCCCCGCCCTGGCTTCCACGGCACCCTGGGGTTCAACCCTGTGACAGGCCGTCTGGAGCCCCTATTCCCGGAGTGGCAGAGGCAGCTGCGTGTGGGCCTGGTGTCGTTGCCCCTAGTAGGGCTGTTCCTGGGACTGGTGGTGCTGGGCATGACAGGCTTCTACCACGGAGAGGCCCTGGTACAGGGCTTCCATCAGGACAGCGGATCCCTGTTCTCTGGAGCTCTGCTCTACCTGCCCTCCATGGCCCACATTGTCTACACCAACATGCTGGGGAATGTGTACCACACTGTGGCCATGCAACTGACTGAGTGGG AAAACCACAGAGAGGAGTCCTCCTTCCAGAACCAGCATACCACCAAAGTCCTCCTG TTTACTTTCTTCAACAACTTTGCTGTGCTATTCCACATTGCCTTCTACAAACAGGACCTACCACTACTACGCAAG AGGCTTGCCTCTCTGCTAATTTGGAACCAGCTGGTGAACCAGTTTACAGAGGTTGTGGTGCCGTTTATAGTCGACCGCTTCCTCAGTGCTCCCCATAAGAAAGAGCAGGAGGACAACCTAGAGGTGGACAAACTCAGAGCTCAGAGAAGCCTTCCACCCTTTCCA GGCCTGTTTGCGGAGTACATTGAGTTGCTGCTGCAGTTTGGGTATTTGAGTCTGTTCTCCTGTGTGTACCCGCTCACCGCCGTCCTCCTGCTCCTCAACAACATCACAGAGATCCGAGGGGATGGCTACAAGATCTGCAAACTGTTCCGGAAGCCGTTCTCTGCCCCAGTGTCCAACATTGGGGTGTGGCAG ACAGCGTTTGAGGTTCTGGGCTTTGTGTCAGTCATGTCTAACtgctggctgctgctgctgtcccCTCGCGTCCAGGAGTTCTGTCTGGAGGGAGGGATCAGCGGCAAGAACATCATACTCTTCGCCATCCTGGTTGAG
- the LOC121531784 gene encoding anoctamin-10 isoform X2 — translation MTSLGDKGSVQTQTKVLSQGCWTQVSCPCCVSEQVEPLVYIKLSNNIEPVTKRWLISLIEASKRHGGAALLAHPGEDECGDVIVVSAPRCTLLKATEDLGLCKKYRNEEMVAFAYHDRDNFSNVDDMQEFLTLAERQYIVKIELDSLQAQKKQRIPGVPEAPGVLKAWENICQKLERLGVIKDIFPLHDQQRLNDLGRSWYSKKQIWRQPLDAIHSYFGGTVAFYFSFLDFYTWALVPPAFLGLVLTFLLPGGGGVVKEQAGEGVMEEDNDGPSVSGHMVQAVFSMLWSTLFIELWKRRSSSLSHRWGTLNLAERFSEPRPGFHGTLGFNPVTGRLEPLFPEWQRQLRVGLVSLPLVGLFLGLVVLGMTGFYHGEALVQGFHQDSGSLFSGALLYLPSMAHIVYTNMLGNVYHTVAMQLTEWENHREESSFQNQHTTKVLLFTFFNNFAVLFHIAFYKQDLPLLRKRLASLLIWNQLVNQFTEVVVPFIVDRFLSAPHKKEQEDNLEVDKLRAQRSLPPFPRSEGMATRSANCSGSRSLPQCPTLGCGRQRLRFWALCQSCLTAGCCCCPLASRSSVWREGSAARTSYSSPSWLSMS, via the exons ATGACATCACTGGGTGATAAAGGCTCTGTCCAGACACAGACCAAGGTCCTGTCCCAGGGCTGCTGGACGCAGGTCAGCTGTCCCTGCTGTGTGTCTGAGCAGGTGGAGCCCCTGGTCTACATCAAGCTGTCAAACAACATCGAGCCTGTCACCAAGAGGTGGCTCATCTCCCTGATTGAAGCCTCAAAGAGACACGGAG GAGCAGCTTTGCTGGCCCACCCTGGAGAGGATGAGTGTGGGGATGTGATTGTGGTGTCTGCTCCTCGCTGCACCCTCCTCAAAGCCACAGAGGACCTGGGTCTGTGTAAGAAATACCGCAATGAAGAAATGGTTGCGTTCGCCTACCACGACAGAGACAACTTCAGCAATGTTG ATGACATGCAGGAGTTCCTGACATTAGCGGAGCGTCAGTACATAGTCAAGATTGAGCTGGACTCTCTACAGGCCCAGAAGAAGCAGAGAATCCCTGGAGTCCCAGAGGCTCCAGGGGTCCTGAAGGCCTGGGAGAACATCT GTCAGAAGCTGGAGAGGTTAGGAGTGATAAAGGACATCTTCCCTCTGCATGACCAGCAGAGACTGAATGACCTCGGCAGAAGTTGGTACTCTAAAAAGCAGATATGGAGACAGCCTCTcg ATGCAATACATTCATATTTTGGAGGCACTGTGGCGTTTTACTTCAGTTTTCTAGACTTCTACACCTGGGCCCTGGTGCCCCCTGCCTTCCTGGGCCTGGTCCTGACCTTTCTGCTGCCTGGAGGGGGTGGGGTGGTAAAGGAGCAGGCCGGGGAGGGGGTGATGGAGGAAGACAACGATGGCCCCTCGGTCAGCGGTCACATGGTACAGGCTGTATTCAGCATGCTATGGTCCACGCTGTTCATTGAGTTGTGGAAGCGCCGGAGCTCCTCCCTCTCCCACCGCTGGGGCACACTGAACCTGGCAGAGCGCTTCTCAGAGCCCCGCCCTGGCTTCCACGGCACCCTGGGGTTCAACCCTGTGACAGGCCGTCTGGAGCCCCTATTCCCGGAGTGGCAGAGGCAGCTGCGTGTGGGCCTGGTGTCGTTGCCCCTAGTAGGGCTGTTCCTGGGACTGGTGGTGCTGGGCATGACAGGCTTCTACCACGGAGAGGCCCTGGTACAGGGCTTCCATCAGGACAGCGGATCCCTGTTCTCTGGAGCTCTGCTCTACCTGCCCTCCATGGCCCACATTGTCTACACCAACATGCTGGGGAATGTGTACCACACTGTGGCCATGCAACTGACTGAGTGGG AAAACCACAGAGAGGAGTCCTCCTTCCAGAACCAGCATACCACCAAAGTCCTCCTG TTTACTTTCTTCAACAACTTTGCTGTGCTATTCCACATTGCCTTCTACAAACAGGACCTACCACTACTACGCAAG AGGCTTGCCTCTCTGCTAATTTGGAACCAGCTGGTGAACCAGTTTACAGAGGTTGTGGTGCCGTTTATAGTCGACCGCTTCCTCAGTGCTCCCCATAAGAAAGAGCAGGAGGACAACCTAGAGGTGGACAAACTCAGAGCTCAGAGAAGCCTTCCACCCTTTCCA AGATCCGAGGGGATGGCTACAAGATCTGCAAACTGTTCCGGAAGCCGTTCTCTGCCCCAGTGTCCAACATTGGGGTGTGGCAG ACAGCGTTTGAGGTTCTGGGCTTTGTGTCAGTCATGTCTAACtgctggctgctgctgctgtcccCTCGCGTCCAGGAGTTCTGTCTGGAGGGAGGGATCAGCGGCAAGAACATCATACTCTTCGCCATCCTGGTTGAG